The following is a genomic window from Candidatus Hydrogenedens sp..
GAGATTGGCCTACAAGGTCTATTGACGAGTTTAAAACAATTGTGAAAATGCTACAAGAAAAGAAACCTAAAGAGATTACATTTTTTGCAAAGATTGGAAACATTTCTGGATTTTTTAGAGTGCAACCTCGGTGGGAAGAATAAATAATTAATATCCACTGATGTTTGAATTTTACATACTATTTTAATATAATTAATATACTATTGAGCGGGATTAACTCAGTTGGTAGAGTGCCAGCTTCCCAAGCTGGATGTCGCGGGTTCGAGACCCGTATCCCGCTCCATTTTATTTTGATTTTTTAAGGGAAGAGGCGTAATAATATAAAAAATGTTTGTTTTTTTCATTTGAGGGCTCTGATATGTATCCAAAAGATAAGCAAATTGATTTGAGTAATTTGAGTATTCTTATAGCAGATGACCAGGAAAGTTTAACCAGTACTTTGGAAAAGGTGATAAATAATATTTGGGGTTGTGCAATAAGGTGTGTTTACGATGGAGATTCTGTATTAACGGAATTAAAAAATGGATATATGGGAAAATCTTATGATGTATTAATAACAGACATGATAATGCCGGGCATTTCTGGGTTAGAACTAATTCGTAAATCATTAGAAATTCAACCCGATCTGGCTATACTTGTAATGACCGCATATAAAGACGATTTTTCTTTTTTAGATGTATTCAAAGAGGGAGCCCACGATATATTGTTAAAACCTTTTTCAAAGGATGAATTACAAGCAAAATTATACCGAGTCCTTCGCGAAATTCATTTCATTCAATCCTGTCGTTCCGCAGAGAGAAGATATAGAGGACTATTTAATTTATATGCAGATGGTATTGTAATTGTTAATCCTGCCAATGGTGTTATTAGGGAAACGAATAGTGCGATAACGAATTTATTGGGATACAAAATCGGAGAATTAGAAGGAGAACATTTTTGCAAAATATTATCGGACACAGAAAATTCACGGTTTAATAAATGGTATGAGGTCTTTCTTGTGGAGGGGACAGGAACACTATCTGATGTGCAGGTAATAAAAAGAGATAAGACAATAATCCATTGTGATATTTCTGGTGCCCGTGTTATTACAGATATTGATGATAATGTTTTCCTTATTTTAAAAGATGTAACGGAGTGAAAAAGGATGGAAGAGGATATAATCGAGGTGGCACAAAAGGATGAATTAACGGACTTATTCAATAAAAGGTCATTTGAAATGCAAATAGAGTGGGCTATAAAAAATGCAGAAGAAACATATACAAATTATGCCCTCCTTATGATTGATGTAGATAATTTTAAGAAATGTAATGATACTTATGGACATACAGTAGGAGATCAGGTACTCAGTAATTTAGGAAAAATTATTGCGAGGTGTATTCGTGGCAGTGATTCGGGATTTCGTTTCGGTGGTGACGAATTCGCTGTTATTTTGTGTGGAACCGAATCATCAATTAGTGTAAAAGTAGCAGAACGGATTCAGATACAGTTTGCAAAAATGGAAACCTATGGGACTTCACTGAGTATCGGAATTGCACAGTTCAAAATTGGAATGACAGCCGGAGAATTAATATCTCTTGCGGATAGAGCCTTATATGAAGCAAAAAAACAAGGGAAAAATGCTGTATTTTGTATCAATCCAGATGATAAAGTTGAATTATTGGCAGATATTCTTTGAAAAAAGGTTGATTAAAGCATAGTCGCTAATCTTTATTTAAAAAGAAGTCAGAAGTTTCTTTTACTATAATAGGGGTAAGGATAACAAGGGAGAGAA
Proteins encoded in this region:
- a CDS encoding GGDEF domain-containing protein; translated protein: MEEDIIEVAQKDELTDLFNKRSFEMQIEWAIKNAEETYTNYALLMIDVDNFKKCNDTYGHTVGDQVLSNLGKIIARCIRGSDSGFRFGGDEFAVILCGTESSISVKVAERIQIQFAKMETYGTSLSIGIAQFKIGMTAGELISLADRALYEAKKQGKNAVFCINPDDKVELLADIL
- a CDS encoding response regulator, with the protein product MYPKDKQIDLSNLSILIADDQESLTSTLEKVINNIWGCAIRCVYDGDSVLTELKNGYMGKSYDVLITDMIMPGISGLELIRKSLEIQPDLAILVMTAYKDDFSFLDVFKEGAHDILLKPFSKDELQAKLYRVLREIHFIQSCRSAERRYRGLFNLYADGIVIVNPANGVIRETNSAITNLLGYKIGELEGEHFCKILSDTENSRFNKWYEVFLVEGTGTLSDVQVIKRDKTIIHCDISGARVITDIDDNVFLILKDVTE